The following coding sequences lie in one Gouania willdenowi chromosome 5, fGouWil2.1, whole genome shotgun sequence genomic window:
- the LOC114463592 gene encoding butyrophilin-like protein 1 isoform X2 codes for MELLCLLSACVFSVLGLSAAAEAEKLVKKEDEDVVLPCSVPFSVTDQLFDWKKVSHSDIFHYQKGTYNNFRGPVFHFEDELESGNASVVIRKAQVTDSGNYTCNFPNHPPMEKAHIDLTVGAARWPVISLHKATNGILLKCRVLGAFPKPEVRWLDSSGNVLLPDEDPQVSYRDHHYDVVLKTTVTESGHYSCEATQREIHHRNQTETYVLTPGPLVPLTTQHKATNGILLKCRVLGAFPKPEVRWLDSSGNVLLPDEDPQVSYRDHHYDVVLKTTVTESGHYSCEATQREIHHRNQTETYVSVPGALVTPPEKPTGVIVGVIGIVIGIVIGVIGIIAGVCFAKRHKGRHGTANGHPDAPQLIPLT; via the exons ATGGAGCTGCTCTGTCTGCTGAGCGCGTGCGTGTTCTCTGTGCTCGGACTGTCCGCGGCTGCTGAGGCCG AAAAACTGGTGAAGAAAGAAGACGAAGACGTGGTGTTGCCGTGTTCTGTTCCGTTCAGCGTCACGGACCAATTGTTCGACTGGAAGAAAGTCAGTCACTCAGACATCTTTCATTACCAAAAAGGCACTTATAATAACTTTAGAGGTCCAGTTTTTCACTTTGAAGATGAGCTCGAGTCGGGCAACGCCTCGGTAGTGATCAGGAAGGCTCAGGTGACGGACAGCGGGAATTACACCTGTAACTTCCCAAACCACCCGCCCATGGAGAAAGCCCACATTGATCTGACAGTGG GTGCTGCTCGATGGCCTGTAATATCTCTACACAAAGCCACTAATGGAATTCTGCTGAAGTGTCGTGTTCTTGGAGCGTTTCCTAAACCTGAGGTGCGGTGGTTGGACTCCTCTGGTAACGTTCTTCTTCCTGATGAGGATCCTCAGGTTTCCTACAGAGACCATCACTACGACGTGGTCCTGAAAACCACCGTCACAGAGAGCGGACACTACAGCTGTGAGGCCACGCAGAGAGAAATACACCACCGTAACCAAACAGAGACATATGTTCTTACTCCAG GTCCTCTGGTACCTCTAACAACTCAACACAAAGCCACTAATGGAATTCTGCTGAAGTGTCGTGTTCTTGGAGCGTTTCCTAAACCTGAGGTGCGGTGGTTGGACTCCTCTGGTAACGTTCTTCTTCCTGATGAGGATCCTCAGGTTTCCTACAGAGACCATCACTACGACGTGGTCCTGAAAACCACCGTCACAGAGAGCGGACACTACAGCTGTGAGGCCACGCAGAGAGAAATACACCACCGTAACCAAACAGAGACATATGTGTCTGTTCCAGGTGCTCTGGTCACTCCTCCAG AAAAACCCACTGGAGTCATTGTTGGAGTCATTGGAATAGTCATTGGAATAGTCATCGGTGTCATTGGTATCATTGCTGGTGTGTGTTTTGCTAAACGGCACAAAGGCAGACATGGAACTGCTAACg GTCATCCAGACGCCCCTCAGCTCATACCTCTCACCTAG
- the rbpjl gene encoding recombining binding protein suppressor of hairless-like protein has protein sequence MSLDSAPQSQSDAFKLTFDETPDTTQMFAAAKSLFISDQDKRKHFRLLLRLFLGSRQEVGSFHSKMIKVISKPSQKRQSMKNADLCISSSSRVALFNRLRSQTVSTRYLSVNGGTFIASARQWTALTITTVDDHGGFAPSEGFICYGGVVQLVCTESALSLPPMVIRKVNKQQALMDVDEPVSQLHKCAFEFRDRPQSFLCLSNDAIIQHQGSSPLRDPNRVVLNDGSCWTIIGVETVEFTFNQGLTFIQSPVCPFPFITGLQLNGGGHVAMLEVFGENFTPHLKVWFGNNEAETMFKSSEALLCVVPDVSVFNLGWRYHRRVLTVPLSLVRLDGLVYRTTFSFTFTPELQPLPALQAGGGGGRRSGGTDGGPEDDFLLETIHQEFTRANFHLFMQS, from the exons ATGAGTTTAGACTCCGCCCCTCAGTCCCAGTCTGACGCCTTCAAACTGACGTTTGATGAGACGCCCGACACCACA cAGATGTTTGCAGCTGCAAAGTCGTTGTTCATCTCCGATCAGGACAAGAGGAAGCACTTCCGCCTGCTGCTGCGACTCTTCCTGGGAAGCCGGCAGGAAGTGGGATCTTTTCACAGTAAAATGATTAAAGTCATCTCCAAACCGTCACAGAAGAGACAGTCGATGAAGAACGCTGACC tctgcATCTCCTCTAGTTCTCGTGTGGCTCTCTTCAATCGTCTTCGTTCTCAGACCGTTAGCACACGCTACCTGTCGGTTAACGGAGGAACCTTCATCGCCAGTGCTCGACAGTGGACGGCCCTCACTATCaccacag tggacGATCATGGAGGATTTGCTCCCAGCGAAGGCTTCATCTGTTACGGTGGTGTGGTGCAGTTAGTGTGTACGGAATCTGCCCTCTCTCTGCCCCCcatg GTCATCAGAAAGGTCAACAAGCAGCAGGCGCTGATGGACGTGGACGAGCCGGTGTCTCAGCTCCATAAATGTGCCTTTGAGTTCAGAGACCGTCCTCAGTCCTTCCTGTGTCTGTCCAACGACGCCATCATACAGCACCAG GGTTCGTCCCCGCTCCGGGACCCGAACCGCGTGGTTCTGAACGACGGTTCCTGTTGGACCATCATTGGCGTAGAGACGGTGGAGTTCACCTTCAACCAGGGTTTGACCTTCATCCAGAGTCCCGTCTGTCCTTTCCCTTTCATCACTGGGTTACAG CTAAACGGAGGTGGGCACGTTGCCATGTTGGAGGTTTTTGGAGAGAACTTTACTCCTCATCTCAAAGTGTGGTTTGGAAACAACGAGGCTGAGACCATGTTCAA GTCGTCTGAGGCTCTTCTCTGCGTCGTTCCTGACGTCTCCGTCTTCAACCTCGGTTGGCGCTACCATCGCCGCGTCCTCACTGTCCCTCTGTCTCTGGTGCGACTGGATGGCCTGGTTTACAGAACCACTTTCAGCTTCACCTTCACACCTGAGCTCCAGCCACTCCCTGCACTCCAggctggaggaggtggaggGAGGAGGAGCGGAGGGACGGACGGAGGCCCAGAGGACGACTTCCTGTTAGAGACCATCCATCAGGAGTTCACCAGAGCCAACTTTCACCTCTTCATGCAGAGCTAG
- the LOC114463592 gene encoding butyrophilin-like protein 1 isoform X1, whose amino-acid sequence MELLCLLSACVFSVLGLSAAAEAEKLVKKEDEDVVLPCSVPFSVTDQLFDWKKVSHSDIFHYQKGTYNNFRGPVFHFEDELESGNASVVIRKAQVTDSGNYTCNFPNHPPMEKAHIDLTVDPILKPRNISGAARWPVISLHKATNGILLKCRVLGAFPKPEVRWLDSSGNVLLPDEDPQVSYRDHHYDVVLKTTVTESGHYSCEATQREIHHRNQTETYVLTPGPLVPLTTQHKATNGILLKCRVLGAFPKPEVRWLDSSGNVLLPDEDPQVSYRDHHYDVVLKTTVTESGHYSCEATQREIHHRNQTETYVSVPGALVTPPEKPTGVIVGVIGIVIGIVIGVIGIIAGVCFAKRHKGRHGTANGHPDAPQLIPLT is encoded by the exons ATGGAGCTGCTCTGTCTGCTGAGCGCGTGCGTGTTCTCTGTGCTCGGACTGTCCGCGGCTGCTGAGGCCG AAAAACTGGTGAAGAAAGAAGACGAAGACGTGGTGTTGCCGTGTTCTGTTCCGTTCAGCGTCACGGACCAATTGTTCGACTGGAAGAAAGTCAGTCACTCAGACATCTTTCATTACCAAAAAGGCACTTATAATAACTTTAGAGGTCCAGTTTTTCACTTTGAAGATGAGCTCGAGTCGGGCAACGCCTCGGTAGTGATCAGGAAGGCTCAGGTGACGGACAGCGGGAATTACACCTGTAACTTCCCAAACCACCCGCCCATGGAGAAAGCCCACATTGATCTGACAGTGG ACCCAATTTTAAAGCCGAGGAACATTTCAg GTGCTGCTCGATGGCCTGTAATATCTCTACACAAAGCCACTAATGGAATTCTGCTGAAGTGTCGTGTTCTTGGAGCGTTTCCTAAACCTGAGGTGCGGTGGTTGGACTCCTCTGGTAACGTTCTTCTTCCTGATGAGGATCCTCAGGTTTCCTACAGAGACCATCACTACGACGTGGTCCTGAAAACCACCGTCACAGAGAGCGGACACTACAGCTGTGAGGCCACGCAGAGAGAAATACACCACCGTAACCAAACAGAGACATATGTTCTTACTCCAG GTCCTCTGGTACCTCTAACAACTCAACACAAAGCCACTAATGGAATTCTGCTGAAGTGTCGTGTTCTTGGAGCGTTTCCTAAACCTGAGGTGCGGTGGTTGGACTCCTCTGGTAACGTTCTTCTTCCTGATGAGGATCCTCAGGTTTCCTACAGAGACCATCACTACGACGTGGTCCTGAAAACCACCGTCACAGAGAGCGGACACTACAGCTGTGAGGCCACGCAGAGAGAAATACACCACCGTAACCAAACAGAGACATATGTGTCTGTTCCAGGTGCTCTGGTCACTCCTCCAG AAAAACCCACTGGAGTCATTGTTGGAGTCATTGGAATAGTCATTGGAATAGTCATCGGTGTCATTGGTATCATTGCTGGTGTGTGTTTTGCTAAACGGCACAAAGGCAGACATGGAACTGCTAACg GTCATCCAGACGCCCCTCAGCTCATACCTCTCACCTAG